From a region of the Mytilus galloprovincialis chromosome 3, xbMytGall1.hap1.1, whole genome shotgun sequence genome:
- the LOC143066608 gene encoding uncharacterized protein LOC143066608 produces the protein MELTYQEKKVHQAATGLCEAIISVAQFEFTLEQWTVVEVDIRAAEDMESALIKELDKLKDQNTTAEENVETEDNELTVPDDTQSVDGILKDLGEALDEVEQQKASMTAAGPTEKTLKDARYIFKDTVQNFYLNGASSKQTKKDKKREKSTTKKEEIIKMKIAKEEEKVVQLYFKAVDRIMKRYSKDVQAQHKKEEKKRKQLEKAEKKALKMLEKEINKREKECVKNEKNKPVQALDAKKKQNNIKKSKAKKVAGNSKDFEKKESYTVDEENAVKNRKVGKGEEEIIDEKDKDSQNMNIKKKNIVRIDNTIDGKKNTFSANIRAFFWIFSCHKRQEKDKALVL, from the exons ATGGAGTTAACATACCAAGAAAAGAAGGTACACCAGGCAGCGACTGGCTTATGTGAAGCCATTATAAGTGTTGCACAGTTTGAATTTACACTGGAACAGTGGACTGTAGTCGAGGTAGATATCAGAGCAGCTGAAGACATGGAATCTGCATTGATAAAGGAATTAG ATAAATTAAAAGATCAGAACACGACTGCAGAAGAAAATGTAGAAACAGAAGACAATGAACTGACAGTTCCAGACGACACTCAAAGTGTAGATGGTATATTGAAAGACTTAGGGGAAGCACTAGACGAAGTAGAACAGCAGAAGGCATCAATGACAGCAGCAG GACCAACAGAGAAAACACTGAAGGATGCCAGATATATTTTTAAG gataCAGTccagaatttttatttaaatggagCTAgtagcaaacaaacaaaaaaggacaaaaaaagggaaaaaagcaCAACAAAGAAAGAGgagataataaaaatgaaaatcgcTAAAGAAGAGGAAAAAGTTGTACAGTTGTATTTCAAAGCAGTAGACAGGATAATGAAAAGATACAGCAAGGATGTTCAAGCACAACATAAGAAGGAAGAAAAGAAAAGGAAGCAACTTGAAAAGGCGGAGAAAAAAGCCTTAAAGATGTTGGAGAAAG aaataaacaaaagaGAGAAAGAATGTGTAAAGAACGAAAAGAATAAACCGGTTCAAGCTTTAGAtgcaaagaaaaaacaaaacaatataaagaaaagcAAAGCAAAGAAAGTTGCAGGGAATAGTAAGGACTTTGAGAAGAAAGAGTCATACACTGTGGATGAAGAAAATGCTGTAAAGAATAGAAAAGTAGGGAAAGGGGAAGAGGAAATCATAGATGAAAAGGACAAAGATTCTCAAAATATGAATATCAAGAAGAAAAACATTGTTAGAATAGATAACACCATTGATGGAAAGAAGAACACATTTTCAGCAAACATTCGTGCATTTTTCTGGATCTTTTCCTGTCACAAACGACAGGAAAAGGACAAAGCTTTAGTTTTATAA